From Coturnix japonica isolate 7356 chromosome 3, Coturnix japonica 2.1, whole genome shotgun sequence, the proteins below share one genomic window:
- the RRM2 gene encoding ribonucleoside-diphosphate reductase subunit M2, with protein sequence MLSARAPLSALQEQPRLSPMKNLALSDKENTPPALSSSRVLASKTARNIFQQSEVKPVARGAEEDEPLLRENPRRFVIFPIQYHDIWQMYKKAEASFWTAEEVDLSKDLQHWESLKPEEKYFISHVLAFFAASDGIVNENLVERFSQEVQITEARCFYGFQIAMENIHSEMYSLLIDTYIKDSKEREFLFNAIETLPCVKKKADWALRWIGDKKATYGERVVAFAAVEGIFFSGSFASIFWLKKRGLMPGLTFSNELISRDEGLHCDFACLMFKHLIHKPSEERVKEIIMNAVLIEQEFLTEALPVKLIGMNCTLMKQYIEFVADRLMLELGFRKIYKVENPFDFMENISLEGKTNFFEKRVGEYQRMGVMSKPTDNSFTLDAEF encoded by the exons ATGCTGTCTGCCCGCGCCCCGCTGTCcgccctgcaggagcagccccgGCTGTCCCCGATGAAGAACCTGGCGCTGAGCGACAAGGAGAACACG CCCCCCGCGCTCAGCAGCAGCCGCGTCCTGGCCAGCAAGACAGCGCGCAACATCTTCCAGCAGAGCGAAGTGAAGCCG GTGGCGCGGGGCGCGGAGGAGGATGAACCGCTGCTGCGGGAGAACCCCCGGCGGTTCGTCATCTTCCCCATCCAGTACCACGACATCTGGCAGATGTACAAGAAGGCCGAGGCCTCCTTCTGGACGGCGGAGGAG GTGGATCTGTCTAAAGATCTTCAGCACTGGGAGTCCCTGAAACCCGAGGAGAAGTACTTCATCTCTCACGTCCTCGCCTTCTTTGCTGCCAGCGATGGCATCGTGAATGAGAACTTG GTGGAGCGGTTCAGTCAGGAAGTGCAAATCACAGAAGCACGTTGTTTCTATGGCTTCCAGATTGCCATGGAAAATATACATTCAGAAATGTACAGTCTTCTCATTGACACATACATTAAAGATTCTAAAGAGAG gGAATTCCTTTTTAATGCCATTGAAACATTACCATGTGTTAAGAAGAAGGCTGACTGGGCCCTACGCTGGATCGGGGACAAGAAAGCAACATACG GAGAACGTGTAGTAGCATTTGCAGCAGTGGAAGGAATCTTCTTTTCTGGCTCTTTTGCATCCATTTTTTGGCTGAAGAAAAGAGGTTTAATGCCTGGACTCACTTTTTCTAATGAGCTCATCAGTAGAGATGAG GGCTTGCACTGCGATTTTGCCTGCCTCATGTTCAAGCACTTGATACACAAACCGTCAGAGGAAAGAGTAAAGGAAATCATCATGAATGCAGTTCTCATAGAACAG GAATTCTTGACGGAGGCACTGCCTGTTAAGTTGATTGGCATGAACTGCACTTTAATGAAACAATACATCGAGTTCGTAGCAGACCGGCTGATGTTGGAACTGGGATTTAGAAAG ATATACAAGGTGGAGAATCCTTTTGATTTCATGGAGAACATCTCTCTGGAAGGCAAGACCAATTTCTTTGAGAAGCGAGTAGGTGAATATCAGAGGATGGGAGTCATGTCGAAGCCCACCGACAACTCCTTCACCCTGGATGCAGAGTTTTAA